The Moorena sp. SIOASIH genome includes a window with the following:
- a CDS encoding glycosyltransferase family 4 protein, whose amino-acid sequence MYSTIYSNLRRELGIHNVLLMYVGNLESYQGIDLLLDSFALTLEQTDQAELVIIGGEADDIRKYTNKAHCLGMQQHVHFLGPKPVDHLAIYLEQADILVSPRTKGKNTPMKLYSYLDSGKVLLATDLPTHTQLLDNHVALLRSPDAKAFAEGMLDLITDEKLRLRLGSAGKKLIEKRHTYAAFREKLNSLYDWLHHELVEHIA is encoded by the coding sequence ATGTATAGTACTATTTATAGTAATCTCAGACGTGAGCTAGGAATCCATAATGTCCTCCTGATGTATGTGGGCAATCTGGAGAGTTATCAGGGGATTGACCTACTTCTAGACAGCTTCGCGTTGACCCTTGAGCAGACTGATCAGGCTGAGTTAGTCATTATCGGTGGAGAAGCGGACGACATTCGGAAATACACGAATAAGGCTCACTGTCTTGGGATGCAACAACATGTCCATTTTTTAGGACCGAAACCAGTTGATCATCTGGCTATCTATCTGGAGCAGGCTGATATTTTAGTCTCTCCGAGAACTAAGGGTAAAAATACCCCGATGAAACTCTACTCCTATCTCGATAGTGGCAAAGTCTTGTTAGCCACAGATTTACCAACCCATACCCAGTTGCTAGACAATCACGTTGCTCTGCTGAGAAGCCCAGATGCCAAAGCTTTCGCAGAGGGAATGCTTGATCTGATCACTGATGAAAAGCTACGACTAAGGCTGGGCAGTGCTGGCAAGAAATTGATTGAGAAAAGGCATACTTATGCGGCTTTTCGGGAAAAATTAAACAGTCTTTATGATTGGCTACATCACGAGTTAGTAGAGCATATAGCGTAA
- a CDS encoding glycerol-3-phosphate dehydrogenase/oxidase — protein MRRNLVELARNSYDLVVIGGGIYGACVAWEATLRGLSVALVEKADFGGATSANSLKTIHGGLRYLQHADLKRMRESIHERTSLMRIAPHLVHPLPVLIPTYGHGMKGKEVLSVALAINDLISCDRNRQLDPQKHISNGRVISKQECQQLLPGIPHQGLTGAAVFYDAQVYNSERLTLSFLRSAQQAGAVVANYVEVTGFLQAGNRVTGIQGQDVLSGNQFDIRAKTVVNTSGPWTNRVLSLLKQPQQQPQQQPQQQPQQQPQQQPQQQTRVPLAKAMNLVIRRPLCQTYAVGISTQNHYRDSDAIVNKGSRLLFIAPWRGKSLVGTSYAVWDQDPDNLNITEQDIQQLLDDINQAWPSVKLNQADVAFVHGGLLPRTGITETGEPQLAKHYQLFDHAKEELPGLISVVGVKYTTARDVAEKVVDQVFRSWGQKPPNSLSSVTPIYGGHIEQFEVFLQTEILKQPYGLGQEVMRRLVYNYGSAYQDVLLYLERGSDHSCTPTDDLAVFKAEVLYGVVEEMAQTLGDVVFRRTELGSAGHPGNEALRTCAEVMGAELGWSQSQIELELDKVNHIFNVGGVLSQDKSIGIETLNGPVSLSQKIR, from the coding sequence ATGAGAAGGAACCTAGTAGAGTTAGCCAGAAACTCTTACGACCTAGTAGTGATCGGTGGTGGGATCTATGGAGCTTGCGTAGCTTGGGAAGCAACCCTCAGGGGATTGTCAGTGGCCTTGGTGGAAAAAGCTGATTTCGGTGGGGCTACCTCTGCTAACAGTTTGAAGACCATCCACGGGGGATTACGGTATCTGCAGCATGCTGACCTTAAACGGATGCGTGAATCCATTCATGAACGCACCAGTTTAATGCGGATAGCGCCTCACTTAGTTCATCCATTACCAGTGTTGATTCCCACCTACGGCCATGGGATGAAGGGAAAAGAAGTGCTATCTGTGGCACTTGCTATCAATGACCTAATCAGTTGCGATCGCAATCGCCAACTCGATCCCCAAAAACACATATCCAATGGTCGGGTAATCTCTAAGCAGGAGTGTCAGCAGCTCCTTCCAGGAATTCCTCACCAGGGGCTAACTGGAGCAGCAGTCTTTTATGATGCTCAGGTCTACAACTCTGAACGGTTGACCCTCTCTTTTCTACGTTCAGCTCAGCAAGCTGGGGCAGTGGTGGCTAACTACGTAGAAGTGACTGGATTTCTTCAAGCTGGAAATCGGGTCACAGGTATTCAGGGGCAAGATGTGTTAAGTGGGAATCAATTCGACATCCGCGCCAAGACTGTGGTCAACACCAGCGGACCATGGACAAATCGGGTATTGAGTTTACTGAAACAACCCCAGCAGCAACCCCAGCAGCAACCCCAGCAGCAACCCCAGCAGCAACCCCAGCAGCAACCCCAGCAGCAAACCAGAGTTCCCCTGGCCAAAGCCATGAACCTGGTGATTCGCCGTCCCCTCTGCCAAACCTATGCTGTGGGTATTTCCACTCAGAACCACTATCGTGACTCCGATGCCATAGTTAACAAGGGGTCTCGCTTACTATTTATTGCGCCCTGGCGTGGTAAATCCCTGGTAGGAACATCCTATGCTGTTTGGGATCAAGACCCGGATAACCTCAATATTACTGAACAGGATATTCAACAGCTACTCGATGACATCAACCAAGCATGGCCATCGGTTAAACTCAACCAAGCAGATGTAGCTTTCGTCCATGGTGGCTTGCTTCCTAGAACTGGCATTACTGAGACCGGAGAGCCACAACTGGCTAAACACTATCAACTCTTCGATCATGCCAAAGAAGAATTGCCAGGATTGATCTCAGTGGTTGGGGTGAAATATACCACTGCCAGAGATGTGGCTGAGAAAGTCGTTGACCAGGTATTTCGGTCATGGGGCCAAAAGCCTCCCAACTCCCTGTCATCAGTTACACCAATTTACGGTGGACATATCGAACAATTTGAAGTGTTTTTGCAGACGGAAATCCTTAAGCAACCCTATGGACTGGGGCAGGAGGTAATGCGCCGCCTCGTGTATAACTACGGTAGTGCCTATCAAGATGTACTGCTATATTTGGAGCGAGGATCAGATCACTCCTGTACACCTACTGATGATTTAGCTGTATTCAAAGCTGAAGTCTTGTATGGGGTTGTTGAGGAAATGGCTCAAACATTAGGTGATGTGGTGTTCCGGCGGACAGAACTGGGTAGTGCTGGTCATCCCGGAAACGAGGCGCTCAGAACCTGTGCTGAGGTGATGGGGGCAGAATTAGGATGGAGTCAGTCACAAATAGAGCTAGAGTTAGACAAGGTTAATCACATTTTTAATGTTGGAGGTGTATTAAGTCAGGACAAAAGTATTGGAATTGAAACCCTTAACGGTCCGGTGAGTTTATCCCAGAAGATCCGTTGA